The Diabrotica virgifera virgifera chromosome 4, PGI_DIABVI_V3a genome segment ttttaatttttcagtaaatgatttaaatgaCGTTAAAGGTACATATACCATttttcattttatcaaaatttctaggatgtagagtgcttatattatcataaaacgatttgtcttaatcaaatcgtttttcgatacttccaataattcggtcaaaaatttgcaagacgtttttccattttttattctgcagagtacataTATTAGATTTAGATGtaaattggaaaaccataaatatactaattatttatatgggaaataagccacaattaaaatgaaaaaaataattttattaacgtttcgacgcccaaatcgggtgccgttgtcaaaatacaaaatattactaaaataaactaaagtgttgttgctaagcaaaaaaattcttctaataatttatttaatctcactcatttatattggcaattcagacatatattatacattttaaagtagaagactttaaaatgatattgccaatatttatgagttgcgttcctgggacgacttactgaaagatagggcgttttgggcgtcgaaacgttaataaaattatttttttcattttaattgtggcttatttcccatataaataattaatcataaaaatgccacaaggaaatagcttcagaacaacataaatatactatttgtatgtatgaaaataaatattatctgtagcaataatttatgtaaaatataatttatatagcAATAATTTAtggaaataattgtttttgaaattaaaaaatatttttttgatacatctaaaattttttgtgaaaaacctatttgaccggcctcaagaggccgcggcctctcggtgattgcaccgattcatttatatggccagcacgccactgcagGCCTCTCCTAActccttccatcgatttctatCCTGAGCAATACACTTCCAATTTTTTCCGGCTATTTTTTTGATCTCATCTTTTTATCTCAGCTGTGGTCTTCCGCTTCGTCGTCTACCTTTGTAAGGTCTCCAATGATATTTTGTGGTATTCCAACGTTGATGTTTTTGTCTAGCGGTGTGGCTAGTCTAGGCTTTGAGTTTATCAATTTTTGTTGTGGTATcttcgacttttgtttttgatcttacccaatCGTTCCTCTTTGCTCTTTCTAtttgacagtcgtatacctaaaaTAGCTCTTTCATATTTCATATTCATATTTGCTTTGGTGAGGGTCTACGTTTCACAACCATATTTCATGATAAAAAGGATGTACCTACTGGTTAAACCAGTTATCTCCTATGCTAGTCGTGCTCTTCTAGTGGTATCTgaactttggttttctttgtatGGGGTCGTCTGtatttgtcattgtttttgtttttgttatattgATGTTTAGGTCGATGTATTGGGAGTTGCCTACGAGTCCCTTTACCATGAATTGTAGTTCCTCCAATATCTAAACCTATTGTAGAAGACATTAAGCAAACTAAAAAGAACTACAAACCACTATGGGCCGGTGAAATACCAGCAGATGTTCTCAGATATGGGTGAGAAGTTTGCATCACCAAATATACAGGCGAATAACCTTCTTATCAagaaacaagctgaaaatgcgagcattatcataacgaaaactttgtttatttacgtatttaaattcataatatggaaaattgctattataaaaagttgtttagaattaataattatgttttaaccttccgatgaccaacctttttttgttacacggatgaccaagggggggaaaatgaccccagctcaaacatgtcaaaaatgacaattaacaaaaaaatgaagttttttttatggcatggattttatgtcattcagccagtcacaacatgagtattagtgtcatgtgtagtgtgagTAAgtatcttgttactttgcaaagtcgacgtcattagcgtaaaactacttggaattacacataatagacggtattttacttaagatcaacttcagaatatattttttattcgtaaaatatagggaattttttttatttcaaaatatgaggatatctagaattatattaaagtcaaataaaaaaataatgcgttaaaaattgaaaatacttttgaatttaaagaaaaacatacgctggggtcacaatttcccccgcttggtcatccgaaggttaatgtgcaattatatcattctaatttaaatgttttgaactataaaggcactttactcttgatcgaaattcatattttttatatacctcgtataaaattaataaaattttatatatgatggttgcatgaTAAATCTTAGACCacgaagagctttttatgaagaataactttcttcgtaaaatttaaaataaaatagttataaatgaaaatgttgttggtatccataatttgagaaaaatcttcaaatatttttttccattagaaggatgtaattgcacatatcagaccataattttttattccaaacaatattatttcatgtagtcggttcgctaaattcagacacaactggctagtgattttagttaatgattttgccaatttggcaaaaaaaataattactaaatagctAATAAGTActtaataattagtaattttgccaactttgccaaaattcgcaaaaaaacaaaaaaatacctactaaaatcactagccagttgtgtcgagtttagcgaaccgactataataacaattttcatttcataacgaatggaacagtccatttatcattaaaggggagggcgtatactcgtataaacctttttaaagcggttaataaattattgcttttaaaatatactaaaattgtatttttgcacatcttatttattttatataatacctaattaaattcactatcaaatgtcattgatattttattaatacttaatttaaaatttagtttgacattcacgaagtgtcaaactcaaataatgtaaataacctatgctttgcttaacaaatcgagattcaaaaactagcctacttactatcAACGATTTCAGCTGTAGTgtagtgtgtcggaagaaaataaatggattgtgacgtcacattttagagttTGAGggcgattatctcgaagacggttagagatatcgaaatgtcgtcttcagatttggattcagaagaaaaaactacataagaatccatcgataaatctgatctgagtattgcaggagcggcaacgcaataacacacacacttttgcgaatttataaacgaaaagttttcgttgaaaagttttcgttgaaaaaaaaTGCCAACAAGGTGAAAAGAAAATGTTTTAGTGCCTATCcacaaaaaaagacaaaacaaAAGCAGTGAACAGAGGATTATTAGGTAGATCGGATCGCATACAGATTCAAGAttatattattctgaagctatttctttgtggcatcttatacaatttactattttattgggaaataagccaaaatttagtttaaaaataaaatttcttgaagtttcgacttccacttcggaggtCGTTATCGAAATTcacaatattaataaatgaaacaaattttgttgcttggtaaaaaaaatcttctaataatttaatttaatctgactcattcatatcggcaattcagacatatattatacaatttaaagtagaatactttaaaatgatattgccgatatttatgagttgcgttcctggggcGAATTTGTTGAACGAcagtttattcgattacatgaaatcaactttaacttaagaatatccgtcacaaaaatcatagcatgtgatttgtctttaaaaagacaaatacctgcaatggtgacagtaaaattctcttcttagtgattccatagtaaatcacgaggaaaataCCAGGAAAAAACTTCATGATATTTTCCCGACTTTCCAATTATTTGGTCTTAaattcagtttactctcaaatcTAACACCAAAgtctgattttatatgtatgttatttttaattataaataatattaataatgcatagatatataaatattaCCAAAATCACAAGATTAAACGAACTTACCTAAGTGAAGTTTGATCTTGATTATAGGAAGGTCTCGTCGAAGTAAATAAATGTCGTAGTACCTATGCGTAGCCCGGATTCACCACTAAATTCAAAGCAATTCATTCCCCACTCTCCCGCGTCTATACTCACCTCCTTCGTCCTAGCATTCATTAGTCATTTTAAAAGCTCCTGTCTCTTGTTGCAAATCCAAAGGGGGATAGCTAAATTTGGGTAGGGATGGGTTTTATTTACTTCGACGAGACCTTCCTATAATCAAGATCAAACTTCACTTAGGTAAGTTCGTTTAATCTTGTGATTATAGACGGTCTCGTCTCGTAAATAAATGTCGTAGATCTTTAAAGAAATTTTGCAACAACGTCACTCAAACATTTATTATCCTGGTAGCAAAGGAAACAACATTGGAAACAAAATGTATAGTACACAAAAAAGGCGACTAAACTTAAATACCCtacaaataagaagaaaatatgaaaataattatcCCTGACCATTAATCCGATGAAAGGACAGCTCTAGCAAATGAGCTCTCAGGCGCTAACGGTCTATTATAAAACGTAGCGAACGTTCTTGAGCGTTCCGACCAACCAGCAGCTAGTCTTATGGTATCGAAACTAATTCCCTTTCTAGCCGCTGCTGAGGTAGCCGCATGCCGGGTACTATGAGCAGAAAAGGTGTTAGTATCTATTCCACTAGATCTTAAGATATTTTTTAACCAACGCCCTATGGTCTGTCTTGTGGCCCTATGGTGAGGTTTCTTAAAAGTTATGAATAAGTACTGGCAAGAACCTCTTAATTTTCGGGTTTTTTCCAAGTAAGCAACTAGCGTTCTAGCTACACAAATATTTGTATCATTGTCAAAAAATGGAATAATTAAAAAAGGCTGGGACTTATTATAACCGGAAATCTTTAAGCGACTAGGGACCTTAATACAAATTTGTTTGTCCAAAACCTGAATATTCAAAATCTCAATATTATGTAAAGTCTGAATGCGCTGTCCCGTAGCCAACGCCAATAATATGCAACATTTTAGCGAAAGTAACTCCAATGATATTGAGCTGGTCTCTAAGCTACGGACAAAATCCAAAACCTGCGCAGGATCCCAAGAGAACTCATACTTGGGACGCGTAGGTCTAAGACCAAAAACACCCTTACAAAATCGTTTTAAGCGAAAATCCTGGGCCAATTCTGGGCCAGAAATTTGTGCGATAGCCGATCTATAGGTGTTTAAAAGGCTATAAGAGGCCCCCTTATTAAAAAGCTCGGCTAAAAATATTAAGACGTTCGCGACCTCCACAGTATAAGGATCCAGTTTCTTTGCCTGACAGAACTCCCACCAAGCCTTTAAACCAGACGCATACTGATTAATGGTTGCAGTTGTAACGGAGGCGACACATATATCCAAAGACTGAGCTGGTACTTTTTTCAACCTGAGCGCTTCCAGGACAACCTCCCGACCACCAGGGAAAGGTCTTTGGATAGCGGGTGAGGAGTTCTGTTAAAAGAAATTAAGTCGTTAGATGGCTCGAAAATTAGAGGTGTTCCAACCAATAGAGATAAAAACAGGGGATACCATGGCTGAGAGGGCCAGAAGGGTGCCACAACAATACCCTCCGCTTgatcacaaacaattttttgCAAAACTTTAAGTACTAAAGAAAAGGGCGGAACAGCATAAAATTCCAGGCCTTGCCAACATATGGTGAAGGCATCAACGGAGCATGCCTCTGGATCCCTCAACCAAGATACAAAtcttttgcattttttattcaatCGACTAGCAAAAAGGTCAATGGTTGGAACACCAAAAGTTTCTACAATTTTATGAAAAGCATAATTAGACAAGCTCCACTCCGTTTCTATTTTAAGTTGTCGAGAGGCTATATCCGCTTCCACATTATCCACTGATGGAATGTACGCAGCACGAATATAAATGTTTTTCTGCTCGCACCACTGCCAAATTTCTCTGGCAAGAGCATTAAGGTTAGGATGTTGAATACTACCCATCCGATTAACATAGGCCATTGCCGTAGTGTTATCAACTCTGCACAATATATGGCAATCTTTTAAATGTCCCGcgtaacattttaaaccaaaaaataATGCCAGCAATTCCAAGTAATTAATGTGGAAGTGAGCCTCAGCCTCCGACCAAAACCCATAGCTGCACCTGGAGTCTTTTTGATATATACCCCATCCTGTCAAGGACGCATCTGAAAAAATTTCAAGACAAAACGAATCAACTCGAATGGAGTTTGTCGCCAGAGGTAAGTGGTCAGTCCACCATCTTAAGTCAATAAAAATAGATTCGGGCAAGGTCATAATGGCGTTATAATTACCTCCTGATTTTCTAAGAGCTAAAAATTTTGCACGTTCTAAGATTTTAGTGTAAAGAAAACCATATTTAATGCCCGGACAAACAGCAACGAGTTTGCCGATCAACTGAGATAATTCCCGTATTTTACAAGATTTTTTCTTAGTAATCTTCAAAACACAGTCCATTAAATATTTGCGTTTCCTATCTGTAGGGCCCAACAACATAGAGAGAGAATTATATGTAAATCCCAAGTATGTGCAGCGCTGAGATGGTATTAAacaacattttttataattaatcacAAACCCCAGAAATTCTAATAGCCCAACGGTTGTCTGAACATTTTCTAAACACTCATCAAATGAGTTACCCAGCAGCCAGATATCGTCTAAATAAATCACCGAAGTATAGCCTCTCTCTCGCAAGAATGATACAACAGGCctcattatttttgtaaataCAAAAGGAGCGGAGCTTAAACCGAAAGGCAAGGAATTATATTGGTATAAAGAGCCCTCAAAAAAGAACCTTAAATATTTCCTATGACCTTCTCTTATCGGGACAAGCAGGTATGCATCCTTAAGGTCCACCGTGGCCATGTAGCAATTGGGTATAATTAAACTAGAGACAGTTTTCCTGTCCTCAATTTTGAAGTGTTTAGTTTTCACaaacctattaaaattttttaagtttAAAACAAGCCTATATGACCCATCGGTCTTTGGCACTAGAAAAATGTTTGACACAAATTGATTCTCACATGGAGATGCAGAACTAATTGCACCAGATAACAAAAGGTCatttacagagtgttttattacaagcCTCTCCAAGGGAGACCATTTATGTTCAGCGCATACATAGGTTTGATTAGGCATACTTATAAGGGGAATGGAATAACCTTCCAGCCAAGATAAAACAACGTTATCCTTGGTAATATCTTTCCacctatttataaaaaattttaagcgACCTGCATATTTACTTGCCTCTAGTGACGCCTGTCCTTTCTCATCTGCCAGTGATCTGGTTTTTTCCGGAACTGGGTCCTTGGTCGCGGAGCTTGTCGAGGCTGCGGCGGTCCACTCCTGTAAGCTCCCCGATTTGACAACCTGAGTGGACGCGCAGAGTTTAAAGACTGATTCTTGATAAGCGGTTTTCTAACCCCCTTCTTGGATCTTAGCTGCTGGCTGGAAATGTCAATGGTCTTCTTGGCCTTAATTGCCTCCTCCAAATTACCACCAAAAAGCCATTCATCGGGAGGGGATTCTGAAAGCGTGTCCCTTAAATCCTTGTTGATGTTTAACAACACCAGATCTCTACGAGATATAGTCTCCTGGTAATGAACGTCCGCCAGAATGCGACCTGCATCACTAAGCGCTTGAATATTCTCCTTATCTCTTTCCTCACCTTTTTCATAAAGGCTAGATAAGACCTTGCCAATAGCTGCAATTCCGGCACCCACCTGGCTCTGTAAACTGGAAAGACGAGCATCCCTTCTCTCATTCGAGTCTGTTAATGCTCCTTTAACATGAAGGTTAAGGTTAGGAGGCAAAACATTTTTACAGTTTTCTGGTGGAGCGTACTTAGCTATAACCTCCTTCCTTTTGTCCAAGTCCAAACCCTTCCTTAATATAACATTCCAGCGGCTGGCAATATCATTATGTAATGATGGCGCAAAAAGAATCGGAGTTTCACACTCATCGCCCAAAAGAGCCTGCAGCTGTTTGTTTGGGGGCTCTTGGAGATCCATACCACCAACTGGATGCAAATCGTTTTCTGAGATCATATGTACATCTGCAAAAGGAAGCAGTCGATAGCCATTTTCATATTTAAACCACAAGAGAATGCCCGAATACATAATGCTCtcgatataatttaaaataatacagCTTAGCAGCCTTACTGAATTTGTTCACTAAGGTAATAATAttgcaaataaaataaaaagcaaCCCTTGCCAGACTGCCATAAAACACAGTGTTTATACTACCCTAGCGCTAAAGGTCAAGAAAGCATAAATATGCAAAGCGCAGGTGATACGAAGCCACTGCCCAAAATCACCACCCCCTTCTAGGGCAAAATATTTTGCAATATAATCTCTGTAGTGATAAGAGCTCACTGTCTGTATCACGGCCCCCTCACTAGGGCCGAATATTGCAAAAATGAACCCTGTAGTGATACGAACCCACTGACTGTATCACGGCCCCATCACTAGGGCAAAAACAAAGCAAAATAAACTCTGTAGTGATAAGAACTCACTGTCTTTATCACGGCCCCATCACTAGggcataatattataatatatcttGTATACTGGTACGAATCACCCTGCATATTACTGCTTTACATCTAACTCCTACCTACCTTCCTAATTATTAGCGCGAGAGCATTATACAATATGTCAATAACTAAAACCGTTATAAAGTTCAACTTACCGTCAACGACCTCCACCAGATGTTTATTTACATTCGGTTGCGCCAAGTCCCCTCTCTCCCTTGACGGCGATCTACTAGAGTTAGAGGACGATGATGTCGGCAGCACCCGGCGACGATGACGTGAGCCCTTCCGTCTCACTCTTTCACGATCATCTCGGTGGTAGGTTCTGGCGCCAGAACCACCACTGCTATCAGACGAATTCAAACGGCGAGAAAACGAGCGATTTCGCCATGTTTTCGATCTATGTCTGGAACGACTACGATGCGGCGAACGCCTTTCGTTTTCAATTTGTTTTAATCTTATATCAAATGATTTTACCGACCTTAGAATCTCCGATAATACATCCTGGTCGGTGGATGAGTGTCTTCGTAACGACATAATGGGGAAAATAACACGATAAACACACAAAAAACCGAAATGCCGATAAACGGGAGTACTAAAGTCGATGTGAACACGCCGGCACTAAGCAATAGACTAATGAATGCTAGGACGAAGGAGGTGAGTATAGACGCGGGAGAGTGGGGAATTGAATTGCTTTGAATTTAGTGGTGAATCCGGGCTACGCATAGGTACTACGACATTTATTTACGAGACGAGACCGTCTATAATATAAATTAAGTATTCTGGATATGTTATtaacttactaatcgtggtattttctttctatttatttccttttttaatatgggtaaccacatcctactgcattctgccGAGGAATTGGCGACACAATTCGTTACATttaacataattagagccgcttctttgatttttctcttttgccatctgattctttcaggattTGCCATCTGATTCTATACTTGAATCTTTCCACTGAACTCTGTGTTCATTGTTCCATGCGTGCTTACTTATTTGAGACCTATCAAATTCGCTATTTTTAATATAAgtctgatgttcacttattctaacgtttaatggtcttgatgtttcacctaaataaaaatgttcgcaaaaagactaagttttcactctaatggcatataaaacaacataatgctattctatatcccaccagaatgaaaaaaaactagaatatggttcggctgtattttcgttttgcaacgaaattgaaaatggttattcatttttgatttatatttactctgattagagtacgaagggaaccattctcgttggaactttaccgcgctgagcagatgggacgtgaattgtaaattgtagaattccctcatcttccttagtctcagcatccgtatggcttgcaaattgtagaagcctcggaggtgtaaccagagaaggttcccattgttttcattctggtgggatgtagaatagcattatgttgttttatatgccattagagtgaaaacttagtctttttgctagcagttgccgctagggcatctatgccatttcgttcgttgcaatccgggactgcacgctggggtttgttttggttggatcagagagagcagcatatgtgcctcctgatgagagactaataagtttcgaaaccggtagaggtgcttgctgcactctctgattggactagaatatggttcggctgtattttcgttttgcaacgaaattgaaaatggttattcatttttaattttttttaaatgttcgcattcacaaggtattttataaataaaattcttTGTTCTTTTATGTTCATTGTTAGCTTCAGTTGTATAcaaaatagatctcaatgtgtttgttgttttgaatgttgttgaaacgTTGAATTTATTTCCCATTGTTTTatgtttctcggatagtccttttatatatggtaggTATTGATATTGTCCTCCTAATATTCCCTGTGAATGTTATAGGTTCCCGTTtcaagttgttctgttccattcgatccattcttgacaattccttatttataaacgaagAATAATCATTTTATAAAAcggatgttaacaattgtttttcttctaagaatGAATTTTCATTAGAATAAGTAATTTTGGCTCCATtgtataaggatttaatgattccctttttaacattgatgtgatttaatttgtaatttagaTATCTGTctgtatgtgttggttttctaagATAATGAGAtagtttattttctattaatataTTATGGTCTTAGACTATTACCTTTGTAAAATCTGATAGTGTAATTTTAATGTTACTCTTTTCGAATCTTCAATTGAACAGCGTTTTTTATGTTATTTACAAAGTTTCACTAATTGTTAGAACCAATTAGGGAGTTGGGGAAAATTTACTACCGAATACATATTATAATGTTTCATCACGAAAATACAAGATCTCGGAAATAAGATAAAAAAAGTATAATTCGTGCTTTGTATGAGtagttaaaatattaaattcatgATTTATCCGATACACTCCTATATTTACCAATAAATGACTTTCTTATGGATGAAATATATAAACTATTTAGGCTTTACGATACAAAATTGAAGTAGCAACCTTTTGTCGCCGACCATGCTGATATAGTTATTTTTTACACCCAGCCATCAAGTAGTTCTCTAGGCGGCTTTTAATATGCTCATCCTTTAGCTAACTATACTGCAACTTGAAAACTGAAACTTTCGGTAAGCGACAGTTTTGCATAAGTGAGTACTTTTCCCAGTGGCGGCTAATTCCGAACTTTTTATGTGGTTTTTATTCATAACAAAGTTTTAAACTGAAAATTTATTGCTGAAAATACAGTAAACCTTTTTGCAATGACGGACATTTTCGTAATCTGATATTTCTTTTTACGGAATAAAGTTTTCATGAGTTTTAAAACCGGCGAAAACACAGCAATTTTCTAAAATGTTGGATTTGCAATGCATGTGCAACAAAAATAACTGTTCTAGTTAGAAAGTATGGATT includes the following:
- the LOC126883606 gene encoding uncharacterized protein LOC126883606, with translation MATVDLKDAYLLVPIREGHRKYLRFFFEGSLYQYNSLPFGLSSAPFVFTKIMRPVVSFLRERGYTSVIYLDDIWLLGNSFDECLENVQTTVGLLEFLGFVINYKKCCLIPSQRCTYLGFTYNSLSMLLGPTDRKRKYLMDCVLKITKKKSCKIRELSQLIGKLVAVCPGIKYGFLYTKILERAKFLALRKSGGNYNAIMTLPESIFIDLRWWTDHLPLATNSIRVDSFCLEIFSDASLTGWGIYQKDSRCSYGFWSEAEAHFHINYLELLALFFGLKCYAGHLKDCHILCRVDNTTAMAYVNRMGSIQHPNLNALAREIWQWCEQKNIYIRAAYIPSVDNVEADIASRQLKIETEWSLSNYAFHKIVETFGVPTIDLFASRLNKKCKRFVSWLRDPEACSVDAFTICWQGLEFYAVPPFSLVLKVLQKIVCDQAEGIVVAPFWPSQPWYPLFLSLLNSSPAIQRPFPGGREVVLEALRLKKVPAQSLDICVASVTTATINQYASGLKAWWEFCQAKKLDPYTVEVANVLIFLAELFNKGASYSLLNTYRSAIAQISGPELAQDFRLKRFCKGVFGLRPTRPKYEFSWDPAQVLDFVRSLETSSISLELLSLKCCILLALATGQRIQTLHNIEILNIQVLDKQICIKVPSRLKISGYNKSQPFLIIPFFDNDTNICVARTLVAYLEKTRKLRGSCQYLFITFKKPHHRATRQTIGRWLKNILRSSGIDTNTFSAHSTRHAATSAAARKGISFDTIRLAAGWSERSRTFATFYNRPLAPESSFARAVLSSD
- the LOC126883607 gene encoding uncharacterized protein LOC126883607 — encoded protein: MYSGILLWFKYENGYRLLPFADVHMISENDLHPVGGMDLQEPPNKQLQALLGDECETPILFAPSLHNDIASRWNVILRKGLDLDKRKEVIAKYAPPENCKNVLPPNLNLHVKGALTDSNERRDARLSSLQSQVGAGIAAIGKVLSSLYEKGEERDKENIQALSDAGRILADVHYQETISRRDLVLLNINKDLRDTLSESPPDEWLFGGNLEEAIKAKKTIDISSQQLRSKKGVRKPLIKNQSLNSARPLRLSNRGAYRSGPPQPRQAPRPRTQFRKKPDHWQMRKDRRH